In Populus trichocarpa isolate Nisqually-1 chromosome 12, P.trichocarpa_v4.1, whole genome shotgun sequence, a genomic segment contains:
- the LOC7454003 gene encoding potassium channel SKOR isoform X1, with translation MMMMIQGRERTRGGVGNGGDGSDEEEELEVEKLRGESKPSWKRLFGLLRMESSTRDGIVFRDGSSLGQSSVSDAYIIRPDSCRRYTVWVHFILIWAVYSSFFTPLEFGFFRGLPENLFLLDIAGQIAFLIDIVVHFFVAYRATHSYRLVSSHKLIAIRYLKSRFLVDFLGCLPWDAIFKVSGRKEAVRYMLWIRLSRAKRVSEFFERLEKDIRINYLFTRIVKLLVVELYCTHTAACIFYYLATTMPPSQEGYTWIGSLQMGDYRYTHFREIDLWKRYITSLYFAIVTMATVGYGEIHAVNVREMIFVMVYVSFDMILGAYLLGNMTALIVKGSKTEKFRDRMTDLIKYMNRNNLGKGMSNEIKRHLRLQYDRSYTETSVLQEIPASIRTKISQKLYEPYIKEVSLFKGCSLEFIKQIAIRVHEEYFLPGEVIIEQGHVADQLYVVCHGELEEFGRGENDRAEEFIKRLQTYSSFGEVSFLCNTPQPYTIRVRELCRVLRLDKQSFTEILDIYFSDGRIILNNLLEGKDANLRNELLESDVTLYIEKSESELAMRLNCAAFDGDYYRLKRLIEVGADPNKADYDRRSPLHVAASKGDGDISQLLIEHGVDVNISDKFGNTPLLEAVKGGHDEVASLLVKAGASLAIDDAGGFLCTTVVKRDLNLLKRVLANGINPNAKNFDYRTPLHIAASEDLHSIASLLIEAGASVFPKDRWGNTPLDEARIGGNKDLIKLLEVARASQIVTDDMQRMKCTVFPFHPWDPKEKRREGVVLWVPQTIEELVKAAMEQLKSSGGYLLSENGGKILDVNMISHDQKLFLVYE, from the exons atgatgatgatgatacagGGAAGAGAAAGGACAAGAGGTGGTGTTGGTAATGGAGGTGATGGATcagatgaggaagaagaattGGAGGTTGAGAAACTTAGAGGGGAGAGTAAACCATCATGGAAGAGGCTATTTGGGCTGCTCAGAATGGAGTCTTCGACTCGAGATGGAATCGTTTTTAGAGATGGAAGCAGCTTAGGGCAGTCTTCCGTTTCTGATGCTTATATTATCCGTCCTGACAGCTG CAGGAGGTACACAGTATGGGTGCACTTCATACTGATATGGGCAGTCTACTCTTCCTTCTTTACACCACTGGAGTTTGGTTTCTTCAGAGGACTCCCAGAGAACCTTTTCTTGCTAGACATTGCTGGTCAGATTGCTTTCTTGATAGACATTGTGGTCCATTTCTTTGTGGCCTATCGTGCAACTCACTCTTATCGCCTGGTCTCCAGTCACAAGCTCATTGCCATTAG GTACTTGAAATCTCGGTTCTTGGTTGATTTTCTTGGCTGTCTGCCTTGGGATGCCATCTTCAAG GTTTCTGGGAGAAAGGAGGCAGTGAGATATATGTTGTGGATTAGGCTAAGTCGGGCCAAAAGAGTGTCAGAATTTTTTGAGAGGTTGGAGAAAGATATCAGGATCAATTACCTTTTTACAAGAATTGTGaaacttcttgttgttgaaCTCTATTGTACACATACAGCAGCCTGCATTTTTTACTATCTTGCTACTACTATGCCTCCCTCCCAGGAAGGTTACACATGGATAGGAAGCTTACAGATGGGTGACTATCGCTATACACACTTCAGGGAGATTGATCTTTGGAAGCGATACATAACATCACTTTACTTTGCCATTGTTACTATGGCAACTGTCG GTTATGGAGAGATACATGCAGTAAATGTCAGAGAAATGATATTTGTCATGGTTTATGTATCTTTTGACATGATTCTTGGTGCTTATCTGCTTGGTAACATGACTGCATTAATTGTAAAAGGATCAAAGACAGAAAAGTTTAGGGATAGAATGACTGACCTTATCAAATACATGAATAGAAATAATCTTGGGAAAGGCATGAGCAATGAGATCAAACGCCATCTGAGATTACAATACGATCGCAGCTACACAGAAACATCTGTTCTGCAGGAAATCCCAGCTTCTATTCGGACAAAG ATCTCACAGAAATTATATGAACCATATATTAAAGAAGTTTCTCTTTTCAAGGGTTGCTCTTTGGAATTCATTAAGCAGATA GCAATTCGAGTTCATGAAGAGTATTTCCTTCCTGGAGAAGTGATTATAGAGCAGGGACATGTAGCAGATCAACTTTATGTTGTCTGCCACGGTGAACTG GAGGAATTCGGAAGAGGTGAAAATGATCGAGCAGAAGAGTTTATCAAGCGTCTGCAAACCTATAGCTCATTTGGggaagtttcttttctttgcaacaCTCCTCAGCCTTATACAATACGAGTTCGCGAACTATGCAGGGTATTACGACTTGATAAGCAATCTTTTACAGAGATCCTTGATATATACTTCTCTGATGGGCGAATTATCTTGAACAATCTCCTTGAG GGAAAAGATGCCAATCTACGGAATGAATTATTGGAGTCAGATGTTACCCTTTACATTGAAAAGTCTGAATCGGAGCTCGCTATGAGGTTGAATTGTGCTGCTTTTGATGGGGATTATTATCGACTGAAACGGTTGATTGAAGTTGGAGCAGATCCTAACAAGGCTGATTATGACAGAAGATCACCTCTG CATGTTGCTGCTTCTAAAGGAGATGGAGATATATCTCAACTGCTTATCGAACATGGAGTGGACGTCAACATTTCAG ATAAATTTGGGAACACACCATTGCTAGAAGCCGTCAAGGGTGGGCATGATGAAGTAGCTTCCTTACTTGTTAAAGCAGGGGCATCACTGGCAATTGATGATGCTGGTGGTTTTCTCTGTACAACTGTTGTAAAGAGGGATTTGAATCTCTTGAAAAGGGTTCTGGCCAATGGAATCAATCCAAATGCAAAAAACTTTGATTATCGAACACCTTTGCACATTGCTGCCTCGGAAGACTTGCACTCAATCGCAAGTTTACTTATAGAAGCAGGGGCCAGCGTTTTTCCAAAGGACAG ATGGGGAAACACTCCACTTGATGAAGCTCGTATTGGTGGAAATAAGGATTTGATTAAATTGCTTGAGGTTGCAAGAGCTTCTCAAATAG TAACAGATGATATGCAAAGAATGAAATGCACAGTGTTTCCATTCCATCCATGGGACccaaaagagaagagaagagagggagtcGTCCTGTGGGTTCCTCAAACCATTGAAGAACTTGTCAAGGCAGCTATGGAGCAATTAAAATCTTCAGGTGGTTACCTTTTATCTGAAAACGGTGGCAAAATTCTTGATGTGAACATGATCAGTCATGACCAGAAGCTATTTTTAGTCTATGAGTGA
- the LOC7454003 gene encoding potassium channel SKOR isoform X2 — protein sequence MMMMIQGRERTRGGVGNGGDGSDEEEELEVEKLRGESKPSWKRLFGLLRMESSTRDGIVFRDGSSLGQSSVSDAYIIRPDSWRYTVWVHFILIWAVYSSFFTPLEFGFFRGLPENLFLLDIAGQIAFLIDIVVHFFVAYRATHSYRLVSSHKLIAIRYLKSRFLVDFLGCLPWDAIFKVSGRKEAVRYMLWIRLSRAKRVSEFFERLEKDIRINYLFTRIVKLLVVELYCTHTAACIFYYLATTMPPSQEGYTWIGSLQMGDYRYTHFREIDLWKRYITSLYFAIVTMATVGYGEIHAVNVREMIFVMVYVSFDMILGAYLLGNMTALIVKGSKTEKFRDRMTDLIKYMNRNNLGKGMSNEIKRHLRLQYDRSYTETSVLQEIPASIRTKISQKLYEPYIKEVSLFKGCSLEFIKQIAIRVHEEYFLPGEVIIEQGHVADQLYVVCHGELEEFGRGENDRAEEFIKRLQTYSSFGEVSFLCNTPQPYTIRVRELCRVLRLDKQSFTEILDIYFSDGRIILNNLLEGKDANLRNELLESDVTLYIEKSESELAMRLNCAAFDGDYYRLKRLIEVGADPNKADYDRRSPLHVAASKGDGDISQLLIEHGVDVNISDKFGNTPLLEAVKGGHDEVASLLVKAGASLAIDDAGGFLCTTVVKRDLNLLKRVLANGINPNAKNFDYRTPLHIAASEDLHSIASLLIEAGASVFPKDRWGNTPLDEARIGGNKDLIKLLEVARASQIVTDDMQRMKCTVFPFHPWDPKEKRREGVVLWVPQTIEELVKAAMEQLKSSGGYLLSENGGKILDVNMISHDQKLFLVYE from the exons atgatgatgatgatacagGGAAGAGAAAGGACAAGAGGTGGTGTTGGTAATGGAGGTGATGGATcagatgaggaagaagaattGGAGGTTGAGAAACTTAGAGGGGAGAGTAAACCATCATGGAAGAGGCTATTTGGGCTGCTCAGAATGGAGTCTTCGACTCGAGATGGAATCGTTTTTAGAGATGGAAGCAGCTTAGGGCAGTCTTCCGTTTCTGATGCTTATATTATCCGTCCTGACAGCTG GAGGTACACAGTATGGGTGCACTTCATACTGATATGGGCAGTCTACTCTTCCTTCTTTACACCACTGGAGTTTGGTTTCTTCAGAGGACTCCCAGAGAACCTTTTCTTGCTAGACATTGCTGGTCAGATTGCTTTCTTGATAGACATTGTGGTCCATTTCTTTGTGGCCTATCGTGCAACTCACTCTTATCGCCTGGTCTCCAGTCACAAGCTCATTGCCATTAG GTACTTGAAATCTCGGTTCTTGGTTGATTTTCTTGGCTGTCTGCCTTGGGATGCCATCTTCAAG GTTTCTGGGAGAAAGGAGGCAGTGAGATATATGTTGTGGATTAGGCTAAGTCGGGCCAAAAGAGTGTCAGAATTTTTTGAGAGGTTGGAGAAAGATATCAGGATCAATTACCTTTTTACAAGAATTGTGaaacttcttgttgttgaaCTCTATTGTACACATACAGCAGCCTGCATTTTTTACTATCTTGCTACTACTATGCCTCCCTCCCAGGAAGGTTACACATGGATAGGAAGCTTACAGATGGGTGACTATCGCTATACACACTTCAGGGAGATTGATCTTTGGAAGCGATACATAACATCACTTTACTTTGCCATTGTTACTATGGCAACTGTCG GTTATGGAGAGATACATGCAGTAAATGTCAGAGAAATGATATTTGTCATGGTTTATGTATCTTTTGACATGATTCTTGGTGCTTATCTGCTTGGTAACATGACTGCATTAATTGTAAAAGGATCAAAGACAGAAAAGTTTAGGGATAGAATGACTGACCTTATCAAATACATGAATAGAAATAATCTTGGGAAAGGCATGAGCAATGAGATCAAACGCCATCTGAGATTACAATACGATCGCAGCTACACAGAAACATCTGTTCTGCAGGAAATCCCAGCTTCTATTCGGACAAAG ATCTCACAGAAATTATATGAACCATATATTAAAGAAGTTTCTCTTTTCAAGGGTTGCTCTTTGGAATTCATTAAGCAGATA GCAATTCGAGTTCATGAAGAGTATTTCCTTCCTGGAGAAGTGATTATAGAGCAGGGACATGTAGCAGATCAACTTTATGTTGTCTGCCACGGTGAACTG GAGGAATTCGGAAGAGGTGAAAATGATCGAGCAGAAGAGTTTATCAAGCGTCTGCAAACCTATAGCTCATTTGGggaagtttcttttctttgcaacaCTCCTCAGCCTTATACAATACGAGTTCGCGAACTATGCAGGGTATTACGACTTGATAAGCAATCTTTTACAGAGATCCTTGATATATACTTCTCTGATGGGCGAATTATCTTGAACAATCTCCTTGAG GGAAAAGATGCCAATCTACGGAATGAATTATTGGAGTCAGATGTTACCCTTTACATTGAAAAGTCTGAATCGGAGCTCGCTATGAGGTTGAATTGTGCTGCTTTTGATGGGGATTATTATCGACTGAAACGGTTGATTGAAGTTGGAGCAGATCCTAACAAGGCTGATTATGACAGAAGATCACCTCTG CATGTTGCTGCTTCTAAAGGAGATGGAGATATATCTCAACTGCTTATCGAACATGGAGTGGACGTCAACATTTCAG ATAAATTTGGGAACACACCATTGCTAGAAGCCGTCAAGGGTGGGCATGATGAAGTAGCTTCCTTACTTGTTAAAGCAGGGGCATCACTGGCAATTGATGATGCTGGTGGTTTTCTCTGTACAACTGTTGTAAAGAGGGATTTGAATCTCTTGAAAAGGGTTCTGGCCAATGGAATCAATCCAAATGCAAAAAACTTTGATTATCGAACACCTTTGCACATTGCTGCCTCGGAAGACTTGCACTCAATCGCAAGTTTACTTATAGAAGCAGGGGCCAGCGTTTTTCCAAAGGACAG ATGGGGAAACACTCCACTTGATGAAGCTCGTATTGGTGGAAATAAGGATTTGATTAAATTGCTTGAGGTTGCAAGAGCTTCTCAAATAG TAACAGATGATATGCAAAGAATGAAATGCACAGTGTTTCCATTCCATCCATGGGACccaaaagagaagagaagagagggagtcGTCCTGTGGGTTCCTCAAACCATTGAAGAACTTGTCAAGGCAGCTATGGAGCAATTAAAATCTTCAGGTGGTTACCTTTTATCTGAAAACGGTGGCAAAATTCTTGATGTGAACATGATCAGTCATGACCAGAAGCTATTTTTAGTCTATGAGTGA
- the LOC7454003 gene encoding potassium channel SKOR isoform X3 encodes MMMMIQGRERTRGGVGNGGDGSDEEEELEVEKLRGESKPSWKRLFGLLRMESSTRDGIVFRDGSSLGQSSVSDAYIIRPDSCRRYTVWVHFILIWAVYSSFFTPLEFGFFRGLPENLFLLDIAGQIAFLIDIVVHFFVAYRATHSYRLVSSHKLIAIRYLKSRFLVDFLGCLPWDAIFKVSGRKEAVRYMLWIRLSRAKRVSEFFERLEKDIRINYLFTRIVKLLVVELYCTHTAACIFYYLATTMPPSQEGYTWIGSLQMGDYRYTHFREIDLWKRYITSLYFAIVTMATVGYGEIHAVNVREMIFVMVYVSFDMILGAYLLGNMTALIVKGSKTEKFRDRMTDLIKYMNRNNLGKGMSNEIKRHLRLQYDRSYTETSVLQEIPASIRTKISQKLYEPYIKEVSLFKGCSLEFIKQIAIRVHEEYFLPGEVIIEQGHVADQLYVVCHGELEEFGRGENDRAEEFIKRLQTYSSFGEVSFLCNTPQPYTIRVRELCRVLRLDKQSFTEILDIYFSDGRIILNNLLEGKDANLRNELLESDVTLYIEKSESELAMRLNCAAFDGDYYRLKRLIEVGADPNKADYDRRSPLHVAASKGDGDISQLLIEHGVDVNISDKFGNTPLLEAVKGGHDEVASLLVKAGASLAIDDAGGFLCTTVVKRDLNLLKRVLANGINPNAKNFDYRTPLHIAASEDLHSIASLLIEAGASVFPKDRWGNTPLDEARIGGNKDLIKLLEVARASQIDDMQRMKCTVFPFHPWDPKEKRREGVVLWVPQTIEELVKAAMEQLKSSGGYLLSENGGKILDVNMISHDQKLFLVYE; translated from the exons atgatgatgatgatacagGGAAGAGAAAGGACAAGAGGTGGTGTTGGTAATGGAGGTGATGGATcagatgaggaagaagaattGGAGGTTGAGAAACTTAGAGGGGAGAGTAAACCATCATGGAAGAGGCTATTTGGGCTGCTCAGAATGGAGTCTTCGACTCGAGATGGAATCGTTTTTAGAGATGGAAGCAGCTTAGGGCAGTCTTCCGTTTCTGATGCTTATATTATCCGTCCTGACAGCTG CAGGAGGTACACAGTATGGGTGCACTTCATACTGATATGGGCAGTCTACTCTTCCTTCTTTACACCACTGGAGTTTGGTTTCTTCAGAGGACTCCCAGAGAACCTTTTCTTGCTAGACATTGCTGGTCAGATTGCTTTCTTGATAGACATTGTGGTCCATTTCTTTGTGGCCTATCGTGCAACTCACTCTTATCGCCTGGTCTCCAGTCACAAGCTCATTGCCATTAG GTACTTGAAATCTCGGTTCTTGGTTGATTTTCTTGGCTGTCTGCCTTGGGATGCCATCTTCAAG GTTTCTGGGAGAAAGGAGGCAGTGAGATATATGTTGTGGATTAGGCTAAGTCGGGCCAAAAGAGTGTCAGAATTTTTTGAGAGGTTGGAGAAAGATATCAGGATCAATTACCTTTTTACAAGAATTGTGaaacttcttgttgttgaaCTCTATTGTACACATACAGCAGCCTGCATTTTTTACTATCTTGCTACTACTATGCCTCCCTCCCAGGAAGGTTACACATGGATAGGAAGCTTACAGATGGGTGACTATCGCTATACACACTTCAGGGAGATTGATCTTTGGAAGCGATACATAACATCACTTTACTTTGCCATTGTTACTATGGCAACTGTCG GTTATGGAGAGATACATGCAGTAAATGTCAGAGAAATGATATTTGTCATGGTTTATGTATCTTTTGACATGATTCTTGGTGCTTATCTGCTTGGTAACATGACTGCATTAATTGTAAAAGGATCAAAGACAGAAAAGTTTAGGGATAGAATGACTGACCTTATCAAATACATGAATAGAAATAATCTTGGGAAAGGCATGAGCAATGAGATCAAACGCCATCTGAGATTACAATACGATCGCAGCTACACAGAAACATCTGTTCTGCAGGAAATCCCAGCTTCTATTCGGACAAAG ATCTCACAGAAATTATATGAACCATATATTAAAGAAGTTTCTCTTTTCAAGGGTTGCTCTTTGGAATTCATTAAGCAGATA GCAATTCGAGTTCATGAAGAGTATTTCCTTCCTGGAGAAGTGATTATAGAGCAGGGACATGTAGCAGATCAACTTTATGTTGTCTGCCACGGTGAACTG GAGGAATTCGGAAGAGGTGAAAATGATCGAGCAGAAGAGTTTATCAAGCGTCTGCAAACCTATAGCTCATTTGGggaagtttcttttctttgcaacaCTCCTCAGCCTTATACAATACGAGTTCGCGAACTATGCAGGGTATTACGACTTGATAAGCAATCTTTTACAGAGATCCTTGATATATACTTCTCTGATGGGCGAATTATCTTGAACAATCTCCTTGAG GGAAAAGATGCCAATCTACGGAATGAATTATTGGAGTCAGATGTTACCCTTTACATTGAAAAGTCTGAATCGGAGCTCGCTATGAGGTTGAATTGTGCTGCTTTTGATGGGGATTATTATCGACTGAAACGGTTGATTGAAGTTGGAGCAGATCCTAACAAGGCTGATTATGACAGAAGATCACCTCTG CATGTTGCTGCTTCTAAAGGAGATGGAGATATATCTCAACTGCTTATCGAACATGGAGTGGACGTCAACATTTCAG ATAAATTTGGGAACACACCATTGCTAGAAGCCGTCAAGGGTGGGCATGATGAAGTAGCTTCCTTACTTGTTAAAGCAGGGGCATCACTGGCAATTGATGATGCTGGTGGTTTTCTCTGTACAACTGTTGTAAAGAGGGATTTGAATCTCTTGAAAAGGGTTCTGGCCAATGGAATCAATCCAAATGCAAAAAACTTTGATTATCGAACACCTTTGCACATTGCTGCCTCGGAAGACTTGCACTCAATCGCAAGTTTACTTATAGAAGCAGGGGCCAGCGTTTTTCCAAAGGACAG ATGGGGAAACACTCCACTTGATGAAGCTCGTATTGGTGGAAATAAGGATTTGATTAAATTGCTTGAGGTTGCAAGAGCTTCTCAAATAG ATGATATGCAAAGAATGAAATGCACAGTGTTTCCATTCCATCCATGGGACccaaaagagaagagaagagagggagtcGTCCTGTGGGTTCCTCAAACCATTGAAGAACTTGTCAAGGCAGCTATGGAGCAATTAAAATCTTCAGGTGGTTACCTTTTATCTGAAAACGGTGGCAAAATTCTTGATGTGAACATGATCAGTCATGACCAGAAGCTATTTTTAGTCTATGAGTGA